TGCCTGAAAAATAAGCACTAAGTGCCCTCTAGAGGCGTTTCGTATACGGTTCATATGCTGTTATTGTTGTATGTTGTTACAGTTACtataattttattgttaaaCAAAGATTGTAAGGTGTATCCAATAAACCTGGAGATGCCAGGTGCGTTAAACATTTCAACGTACCGATTTTACTTATGAATTAACGGCCGGCCTGAGTGTCTTCTGCAAGAATAACGCATAGTTAATGTGGAGAGATTTATTGGACGTTGCTTCGATTGGcaagcccttcttgcaggaaatGTTCACTGAGGCTGGCCCTCCACAATGTATGCAAACTTGTTAAATGGATATGACGCTGCTGTATTCAGATTTTGTAGTGACGAAAAGATCATTTCTCTATAAAGGTCTATTCTGTCTTCTTCACATTGGTCTCATGTCCCATCTATGGAGATGCTGAAAGGATTGCTGCTGGCACGAGTGCCTCCTTTAGGCTGCTGCTTTTTGTTGACTGTGATGACATGTGGAGGACTGCTGTCAAACTGCAAACAACTGGGATTACACCTAGAAACCCTAAGAGAGGTTTGGGATGGTGAGTTGCATACAGCCGCATAACATCCTTATCTTTAATTCATTTAAGGGCAATTTACTGTACAGGTGACATGGTTAATACCAGGAATCGTGAAATTTCTTGCATCTGTAGCAGCCAGCCAACAAAACGCAGGAACTCCGTAATACTACTTTAGGGTCACCTGATGTCACGTCATGTGACCTCCTTCACGGTCAGACGTTCAGCTGATCTCCTGCATGGCATTTAACTTCTCCGCACCCCCCCCTATGCATTTTCGAAAGGGCCAAATTCAAATGCTATGAGCTATATGCATTAAAAGGAGAGCCTTTATTATATAAACTATTCCCAGAAGATTATCATGTCTTTAATTTTAATGACCAAAGtgtacaacttttttttttaaaattcagttTGAGCTATGCCATGTGTCTACTCCATATGATCACATTTTGCTAGAGAGAGCAGAATCTCCTACCGTGTTACTGGTCATTAGACTAAGCttatgaaagaaaataataaattgtatttattttgtttgttaacACATCACAAAGCATATtactaaaagttttatttttacatacaaaacattttccatacTAGGAATGTATTTACTCTAATGCTACACTGTATACTGCtattaaagtgtttatttttttttatattaggcCATCGTCTGCTCACACATGTGTTGTGTGCACCTGATATCATTCTCTTGCTCATCTCCCTGcttctcctcctcattattTGTGGAGAGCTGGAGGAACATCTGGGCACCCTGTATTACTTACAACTTTCTTGCCTGTACACTGTGGGCTGTGCTGCCCTCTATCTCCTATTTTCCTGGCTCTTGCCTTCTTCTATTGCCCCTGCCTCGGGCTACGTGGGCTCCCAGTTGGCTATACTGACGGCAGAACGCCCAACACTGCAACGACGACTGGGCAGAAGGATGATGATGTTACTACCCTGGTGCGTCTTGGTTACTATATTTATCCTGTGCCCACAATCTTCCCTGCTTCTCCATGTGTGTGGAGTCATTGCTGGTCTAGTGTGTATCCTTCTATTTCAAAAAGAAGTGAAGTGTGAACGTGAATGAAGAAGTACAAAATCATGCTATGAAATGTAGTGTAtcctatgtataaatattgatTGAGGTTTTGTGtgccaaaatataataaataaatcattatttttattaattgatttatgtAGTGCCATTATATTCTACGGTGCTGggtaaacaagacataacaagtattgcaAAACGTAAgaattgtgttataatatagtTACATAAGAGGTAAAGTGCTGCTTTTAGACATAATTAACTGCCGTGTCCTAAGTGGCAGAATTGCGTCCTTATGTATAAAGGCCAGTGATTCTACATTAAGGCCACAGGCAAAATTTTACGTACTGTAACCATcatgcttttaatatttttatacataactacAATTTTCTGCAATATTCCCGagtgacattttattatttagtccAGCAAGCACACACGCGGGAGCGGgtggtaatggtcagaaattcagcagGAGCAggcaggatttaaaaaaaacagtcccgCGCAAGGCTCTAATGTACAGTGTGTATTTGGGGAGTGGATTACTCTTTTTTTGCACGGACAGCGTTTTCCTTACATTTTCTTACAGTCCGCTCAGCATCGCTCTCATGTCTTCAGAAGTCAGAGTCATGGAGAGTGACACTGGA
The DNA window shown above is from Spea bombifrons isolate aSpeBom1 chromosome 1, aSpeBom1.2.pri, whole genome shotgun sequence and carries:
- the RHBDD3 gene encoding rhomboid domain-containing protein 3; the encoded protein is MEMLKGLLLARVPPLGCCFLLTVMTCGGLLSNCKQLGLHLETLREVWDGHRLLTHVLCAPDIILLLISLLLLLIICGELEEHLGTLYYLQLSCLYTVGCAALYLLFSWLLPSSIAPASGYVGSQLAILTAERPTLQRRLGRRMMMLLPWCVLVTIFILCPQSSLLLHVCGVIAGLVFRSASLSCLQKSESWRVTLDRIQIFQSLALLPLARFIPSRNKGSVNPDREEERAEERDVHQSVLLTDEQLAEVFIPDALLARFTESPVSIPFGDPEALENEMLKAGIQASLREYKQQERIKEPTLHKSSVSALRLQQLEQMGFPTGPAVVALAATGKVDRAVSLLVEGQVGEDINVTSER